One window of the Procambarus clarkii isolate CNS0578487 chromosome 89, FALCON_Pclarkii_2.0, whole genome shotgun sequence genome contains the following:
- the LOC138359097 gene encoding uncharacterized protein: MAVEEHDLLGSSQQNGVVATCGRLWPPAAACGHLQPPVATCGRLWPPAAACGHLQPPVATCSRLWPPAAACGHLQPPVATCSRLWPPAAACGHLQPPVATCSRLWPPAAACGHLQPPVATCSRLRPPAATCSRLRPPAATCSRLRPPAATCDHLQPPVATCSRLWPPAAACGHLQPPVATCSRLWPPAAACGHLQPPVATCSRLRPPAAACGHLRPPAAQPQATQFLVGVLCFLDAD, from the coding sequence ATGGCGGTGGAGGAGCACGATTTGCTAGGCAGTTCACAGCAGAATGGTGTGGTAGCCACCTGCGGCCGCCTGTGGCCACCTGCAGCCGCCTGTGGCCACCTGCAGCCGCCTGTGGCCACCTGCGGCCGCCTGTGGCCACCTGCAGCCGCCTGTGGCCACCTGCAGCCGCCTGTGGCCACCTGCAGCCGCCTGTGGCCACCTGCAGCCGCCTGTGGCCACCTGCAGCCGCCTGTGGCCACCTGCAGCCGCCTGTGGCCACCTGCAGCCGCCTGTGGCCACCTGCAGCCGCCTGTGGCCACGTGCAGCCGCCTGTGGCCACCTGCGGCCGCCTGTGGCCACCTGCAGCCGCCTGTGGCCACCTGCAGCCGCCTGCggccacctgcagccacctgcagcCGCCTGCGGCCACCTGCGGCCACCTGCAGCCGCCTGCggccacctgcagccacctgcgacCACCTGCAGCCGCCTGTGGCCACCTGCAGCCGCCTGTGGCCACCTGCAGCCGCCTGTGGCCACCTGCAGCCGCCTGTGGCCACCTGCAGCCGCCTGTGGCCACCTGCAGCCGCCTGTGGCCACCTGCAGCCGCCTGTGGCCACCTGCAGCCGCCTGCGGCCACCTGCGGCCGCCTGTGGCCACCTGCGGCCACCTGCGGCTCAACCACAAGCGACACAATTCTTAGTTGGAGTGTTGTGTTTCCTGGATGCTGATTAA